A window of Nomascus leucogenys isolate Asia chromosome X, Asia_NLE_v1, whole genome shotgun sequence contains these coding sequences:
- the TCEAL1 gene encoding transcription elongation factor A protein-like 1: protein MDKPRKENEEEPQSAPKTDEERPLVEHSPEKQSPEEQSSEEQSSEEEFFPEELLPELLPEMLLSEERPPQEGLNRKDLFEGRPPMEQPPCGVGKHKLEEGSFKERLARSRPQFRGDIHGRNLSNEEMIQAADELEEMKRVRNKLMIMHWKAKRSRPYPI from the coding sequence ATGGACAAACCAcgcaaagaaaatgaagaagagcCGCAGAGCGCGCCCAAGACCGATGAGGAGAGGCCTCTGGTGGAGCACTCTCCCGAAAAGCAATCCCCCGAGGAGCAGTCTTCGGAGGAGCAGTCCTCGGAGGAGGAGTTCTTTCCTGAGGAGCTCCTGCCTGAGCTCCTGCCTGAGATGCTCCTCTCGGAGGAGCGCCCTCCGCAGGAGGGTCTTAACAGGAAGGACCTGTTTGAGGGGCGCCCTCCCATGGAGCAGCCTCCTTGTGGAGTAGGAAAACATAAGCTTGAAGAAGGAAGCTTTAAAGAAAGGTTGGCTCGTTCTCGCCCGCAATTTAGAGGGGACATACATGGCAGAAATTTAAGCAATGAGGAGATGATACAGGCAGCAGATGAGCTAGAAGAGATGAAAAGAGTAAGAAACAAACTGATGATAATGCACTGGAAGGCAAAACGGAGCCGTCCTTATCCTATTTAA